A single window of Candidatus Eremiobacterota bacterium DNA harbors:
- a CDS encoding S8 family peptidase, which produces MDAAKISPLNQHTAHVKGVKAPPPEAAGPAEARDEVALTGKAGAKEEIRVKEYGEHVPGELLVRFKGAVPSSLEFRGIRLEVIKKYDLPETMKSQGNGDICHVKILSDVPVKDAVKSLEKDRRIAYAEPNFVIRLPKNEDDAGPAAKAEGNGDTPPATPGEGPQVKPDDLDRKLWGLDNTGQTGGKADADIDAPEAWNIATGAGGPLIAVIDTGVDYTHPDLKNNIWTNPGEIAGDGIDNDGNGYVDDVHGYDFANKDGDPMDDHSHGTHCAGTIAAEGDNKTGVVGVNWQASIMPLKFIKGSGGGTTADAIEAVIYATRMGARITSNSWGGGEFSQALKDAIDGFPGLFVAAAGNSSADNDKEAHYPSSYESPNILAVASSDHRDRLSSFSNYGKTTVDLAAPGSSIYSTVPGGGYGSKSGTSMATPHVAGAAGLVASHEPDISASQLKERLMQTTDAVPEFNEKMVTGGRLNVHKALLAGGEAPKEE; this is translated from the coding sequence ATGGACGCAGCAAAAATTTCACCGCTGAATCAGCACACCGCCCATGTGAAAGGCGTCAAGGCCCCGCCGCCGGAGGCCGCAGGCCCCGCGGAGGCCCGCGACGAGGTGGCACTCACGGGGAAGGCCGGCGCGAAAGAGGAAATCCGCGTGAAGGAGTACGGCGAGCATGTGCCGGGCGAGCTTCTCGTCAGGTTCAAGGGGGCCGTGCCGTCATCGCTTGAATTCAGGGGGATCCGCCTCGAGGTGATAAAGAAGTATGATCTCCCCGAGACCATGAAGAGCCAGGGAAACGGCGATATCTGCCATGTGAAAATCCTCTCCGACGTGCCCGTGAAGGATGCCGTCAAGAGCCTTGAGAAGGACAGGAGAATCGCTTACGCGGAGCCGAATTTCGTGATAAGGCTCCCGAAGAATGAAGATGACGCCGGCCCTGCCGCAAAGGCAGAAGGCAACGGTGATACTCCTCCCGCCACTCCCGGCGAGGGGCCCCAGGTGAAGCCCGATGATCTTGACAGGAAGCTCTGGGGCCTCGACAACACGGGGCAGACCGGCGGGAAGGCCGATGCCGACATCGATGCTCCCGAGGCATGGAACATCGCCACCGGTGCCGGCGGTCCTCTCATTGCCGTCATTGACACCGGCGTTGACTACACTCATCCCGATCTGAAGAACAACATATGGACCAATCCCGGCGAAATAGCGGGTGACGGGATAGATAATGACGGAAACGGCTACGTGGATGATGTGCATGGCTACGACTTCGCCAACAAGGATGGCGATCCCATGGATGACCACAGCCACGGCACCCACTGCGCCGGCACCATTGCCGCCGAGGGCGACAACAAGACAGGTGTCGTGGGGGTAAACTGGCAGGCCAGCATCATGCCCCTCAAGTTCATCAAGGGGAGCGGCGGAGGCACGACGGCCGACGCCATCGAGGCCGTGATATACGCGACCAGGATGGGCGCCCGCATCACCTCAAATTCGTGGGGCGGGGGAGAATTCTCCCAGGCTCTCAAGGATGCCATTGACGGGTTTCCGGGGCTCTTTGTGGCCGCCGCGGGCAACTCGTCAGCCGATAACGACAAGGAGGCCCATTATCCCTCGAGCTACGAATCGCCCAACATCCTGGCCGTCGCCTCGTCAGATCACAGAGACAGGCTCTCCAGCTTCAGCAATTACGGGAAGACCACGGTGGATCTGGCAGCCCCGGGCTCCAGCATATATTCCACGGTACCTGGCGGCGGTTACGGCTCAAAGAGCGGCACCTCGATGGCGACGCCCCACGTTGCCGGCGCCGCGGGGCTTGTTGCCTCCCATGAGCCCGACATCAGCGCGTCTCAGTTAAAAGAGCGCCTCATGCAGACAACCGATGCAGTGCCGGAGTTCAATGAGAAAATGGTGACGGGCGGCAGGCTCAATGTGCACAAAGCGCTCCTCGCAGGCGGAGAAGCGCCGAAGGAGGAGTGA